A single Sylvia atricapilla isolate bSylAtr1 chromosome 29, bSylAtr1.pri, whole genome shotgun sequence DNA region contains:
- the LOC136372683 gene encoding polypeptide N-acetylgalactosaminyltransferase 6-like codes for MYPCHGGGNQYFEYTSQRELRHNIGKELCLRAGAGAAELGECQFRGKPGRVPASEEWDLAQNRLIKNLASGMCLTARGKHPGLVPCDPTDPHQLWSFT; via the exons ATGTACCCCTGCCACGGGGGGGGCAACCAG TACTTTGAGTACACGAGCCAGCGGGAGCTGCGCCACAACATCGGCAAGGAGCTGTGCCTGCGGGCGGGCGCGGGCGCCGCCGAGCTGGGCGAGTGCCAGTTCCGAGGGAAGCCCGGCCGGGTCCCTGCCAGCGAGGAGTGGGACCTGGCGCAG AACCGGCTGATCAAGAACTTGGCCTCGGGGATGTGTCTGACGGCCCGGGGGAAGCACCCGGGGCTGGTTCCCTGCGACCCCACGGATCCGCACCAGCTCTGGTCCTTCACCTAA